The Sulfurimonas sp. genome includes the window TTTGGAAGACTTGTTGTTGGTGGAGCTATTGGTGTTGGTCAATATGAAAGAGCAAAAGCACTCGTAGATGCTGGGTGTGATGTTTTAGTTCTTGACTCTGCACATGGTCATTCTAAAGGAATTCTTGATACTGTTAGAAAAATCAAAGATACTATGGAAATTGATGTAATAGCTGGAAATATAGCAACAAAAGAGGCCGTTCTTGCACTTATAGAAGCTGGGGCAGATGCTGTAAAAGTTGGTATCGGACCAGGGTCGATTTGTACAACTAGAATAGTTGCTGGTGTTGGTGTACCTCAAATCTCTGCAATTGATGAATGTGCCGAAGCAGCAAGACCTCATGGAGTCCCTGTTATAGCTGATGGAGGGATTAAGTATTCTGGAGATATCGCTAAAGCTTTAGCTGTTGGTGCTTCATGTGTAATGGCTGGTTCACTTTTAGCAGGAACAGAAGAATCTCCGGGAGAAACTATCATGTTTCAAGGTCGTCAATATAAATCATACCGTGGTATGGGAAGTATTGGAGCTATGCAAAAAGGATCTAACGACAGATATTTTCAAGAAGGAACTGCAGCTGATAAGCTAGTTCCAGAAGGGATAGAAGGTCGTGTTCCTTTTCGTGGTGCTATCTCTGGTATTGTTCACCAAATGATGGGAGGGATTCGTGCTTCTATGGGCTATTGTGGAAGTCAGAACATAGAAACTTTTTGGGAAAAAGCGGAATTTGTAGAAATAACAAGTGCTGGACTAAAAGAGAGTCATGTTCACGATGTAATCATAACTCAAGAAGCACCTAACTATCATGTGTAATCTACTTAAAGTTCAAAAGAAAATAATATTTTCTTTTGAACTTATCTCTTAAATTTTCAATAAATCTTGACTGCTAATAGCTATGATTCTTCTTTCCATACGATTTATTTCATGAAGAAGACTTTCTGAAACAAGTCTTAATTTTGAAAAATATTCTTTTCCAAGTTTTGTAGACTCGTCTGTTATCTTCTTCTTTTTTCCAAACAGTTTACTAAAAAAACCTTGAGAATCATGAGAAAAATATATCTTGTAAATATTTAGATATATATTATGTAAAT containing:
- the guaB gene encoding IMP dehydrogenase; amino-acid sequence: MKIRKRALTFEDVLLVPQYSEVLPKEVCLETKLTRNIKLKIPMVSAAMDTVTEYRAAIAMARLGGIGIIHKNMDVEAQCKQITKVKKSESGIIIDPIFVHPDATLADAEKLMSEFRISGVPVVDGHNKLLGILTNRDMRFEKDMRKLASEAMTHMPLITATKGISLDDAGDIMHKNKIEKLPIIDDDGFLKGLVTIKDIRKRIEYPNSNKDSFGRLVVGGAIGVGQYERAKALVDAGCDVLVLDSAHGHSKGILDTVRKIKDTMEIDVIAGNIATKEAVLALIEAGADAVKVGIGPGSICTTRIVAGVGVPQISAIDECAEAARPHGVPVIADGGIKYSGDIAKALAVGASCVMAGSLLAGTEESPGETIMFQGRQYKSYRGMGSIGAMQKGSNDRYFQEGTAADKLVPEGIEGRVPFRGAISGIVHQMMGGIRASMGYCGSQNIETFWEKAEFVEITSAGLKESHVHDVIITQEAPNYHV
- a CDS encoding CZB domain-containing protein is translated as MVKEEILKELRSAKVAHIKWVQKAKLLIEGFETDKNSIPVDSTACKFGCWFYGEAQNLNALKNNPIESMKKIEDLHSDLHNIYLNIYKIYFSHDSQGFFSKLFGKKKKITDESTKLGKEYFSKLRLVSESLLHEINRMERRIIAISSQDLLKI